A portion of the Roseovarius sp. SCSIO 43702 genome contains these proteins:
- a CDS encoding NAD(P)/FAD-dependent oxidoreductase: MSDIVVIGAGQAGSSLVAKLRNLGFEGSITLIGSEPVPPYQRPPLSKKYLLGEMELERLYLRPESFYADQGIDLRLDATVTAIDRDAHEIVMGEERLPYKQLVLTTGSAPRRLPAAIGGTLGGVYTVRDLHDVDTMAPEFQEGAHVLIVGGGYIGLEAAAVARSRGLKVTLVEMADRILQRVAAPETSDFFRKLHGDHGVTIREAVGLETLLGEDRVTGARLSDGSEIDVDFVIVGVGIAPETALAEAAGLEIDNGIAADAQGRTSDPDIWTAGDCASFPWRGGRLRLESVPNAIDMAECVAENIMGAGKDYVPQPWFWSDQYDVKLQIAGLNAGYDRIVTRPGGDGHGVSFWYYRDGELVAVDAMNDPRAYMVGKRLIDNGKSADPDAVADPETDLKALLKA; this comes from the coding sequence ATGTCGGATATCGTCGTGATCGGGGCAGGGCAGGCGGGATCGTCGCTCGTGGCCAAGTTGCGCAACCTGGGCTTCGAAGGGTCCATCACGCTCATCGGCTCCGAGCCGGTGCCACCCTATCAGCGCCCGCCGCTGTCCAAGAAATACCTGCTGGGCGAGATGGAGCTTGAACGGCTCTATCTCCGCCCCGAGAGCTTCTATGCCGATCAGGGGATCGACCTGCGGCTCGACGCCACCGTCACCGCCATCGACCGTGATGCGCATGAGATCGTGATGGGCGAGGAACGGCTGCCCTACAAGCAACTCGTGCTCACCACCGGCTCCGCGCCGCGCCGGCTCCCGGCCGCGATCGGCGGCACGCTCGGTGGCGTCTACACCGTGCGCGATCTGCATGACGTGGACACGATGGCGCCCGAGTTCCAGGAGGGCGCGCATGTGCTTATCGTCGGCGGCGGCTATATCGGGCTCGAGGCCGCGGCGGTCGCGCGCTCGCGCGGACTCAAGGTCACGCTGGTCGAGATGGCCGACCGCATCCTGCAACGCGTCGCGGCGCCCGAAACCTCCGACTTCTTCCGCAAGCTGCACGGCGACCACGGCGTCACCATCCGCGAGGCCGTGGGTCTCGAGACGCTCCTCGGCGAGGACCGCGTCACCGGCGCGCGCCTCAGCGACGGAAGCGAGATCGACGTCGATTTCGTCATCGTGGGCGTGGGTATCGCCCCCGAGACCGCTCTGGCCGAGGCCGCGGGGCTCGAGATCGACAACGGCATCGCCGCCGACGCGCAGGGGCGTACCTCCGATCCCGACATCTGGACCGCCGGAGATTGCGCCTCCTTCCCCTGGCGTGGCGGGCGGCTTCGGCTGGAAAGCGTGCCCAATGCCATCGACATGGCCGAATGCGTGGCCGAGAACATCATGGGCGCCGGCAAGGATTACGTGCCGCAGCCGTGGTTCTGGTCCGACCAGTATGACGTCAAACTCCAGATCGCCGGGCTCAATGCCGGGTATGACCGGATCGTGACCCGACCGGGCGGTGACGGTCACGGTGTCTCGTTCTGGTATTATCGTGACGGTGAGCTCGTGGCGGTGGACGCGATGAACGATCCGCGCGCCTACATGGTCGGCAAGCGACTGATAGACAACGGAAAATCTGCCGACCCGGATGCCGTGGCCGACCCGGAAACCGACCTCAAGGCGCTGCTCAAGGCGTGA